The Blastocatellia bacterium genomic interval GCGACGACGAACACCAGCTCGGTGAGAGTACGCATCGGCAACCCCGACAGCGGCGCGGAATTTGGCAGTACGATAAGCGGGTCTTGGTGGACCGGTGACTGGGTGACCGAAGGCACGGTCTTCTACCTGGTAGATACGACCAACTCACCGGCAGTGATCCTGTCGCAGGTCACCGTCCACCTGAGCTGTGGCGGCCAGCCGGCGGCGCCGACCAACCTGACAGCCAGCGCGGTTTCCGGCAGCCAGGTTAACCTTCTCTGGACCGACAACAGCAGCAACGAAGATTCTTTCACCCTAGAACGCAAGACGGGTGCTGCCGGTACCTACCAGGTGATCACTTCGCCCAGCGCCAATGTCATCAGCTATTCGGATAACACCCTGTCGCCTTCGACAACTTACTACTATCGGATTAAAGCACACAGCAACTCGTCGGGCGATTCCGGCTATTCCAACGAGGCGAGTGCGACGACGCAAGCCAGCGGCTCAGGCAGCTGCCCGCAGGCGAGCACCTTCTCAGGTGATGGGAATTCGGGCTACGTCGAAGGGACCGGCACGGCTGCCGAGTGGAAGCAGCCGCAGGCGGCGGTGATCGCCATAGACCCGGTGAGCCAAAAACATGCGCTGTTCGTCGCCGATACGGATGGTCAGCGCATCCGTATGATCTATCTTGAGGGGACCAACGCTGGCCAGTCGATCCTCCTGGCCGGTAGCGGCGTTGCCGGTTTCCAAGATAACACCGATCCCTACCTGGCGCGGTTCCGCTACCCGCGCGGCATCGCCGCAGTGACCGACGTCAATGGCGTAGTAACGATGCTGCTGGTGGCCGATACGGATAACCACGTGATTCGCAAGCTGCTGCCGCCGACTTCGACCAAGTGGCGACTGTCAGCCTTCTCGGGCATCGGCGGCATCGGCTACACGGACGGCAATTCATCACAAAGCCAGTACAACACTCCGCAAGGCATCGTCGTCGCATCGGATGGCTCTATATATGTCGCCGACACCGGCAACGGCGTGATCCGCAAGATTGGCCAGGATGGCACCTCAACGACGCTGGTGGGAGCGGGCACAATCACCATGCCGGTGGGGATTACGGTCAGCCAGGCGAGCGGAATGTTGTACGTCAGCGACCAGGCGACGCAGAAGATCTGGCGGGTGGACACGAGTGGCACGGCGACGGCACTGGCCGGCTCGGGCAGCACAGGGTACGCCGATGGCACGGGCACTGCGGCCATCTTCAACTATCCCACGCACCTTGCCTGGGCCAATACCGCCAGCGGCGAAGCTGTCTACGTCGCCGACCGCGATAACCAGCGACTGCGGCGGCTCCTGGTGGCGAGCGGGACGGTCAGCACCTACGCCGGTTCCGGGACCGCAGGCTTTGCCGACGGCAGTTGCACGGCGGCGCAATTCAATGGCCTGCGCGGCGTCGCCGTCGGCCCAAGCGGCGAGGTCTACGTTGTGGATACGGCGAACAACCGCATAAGGAAAGTCCAATGAAATTGAATAACCAACGGCGAATCGTTTTGGCAGCGGCCTTCACCTGCCTGCTGGCTGTCGGCGGCATGAGCAAACCCGGCAGGACAATGCTGAGCCGGGTGACCCTGGCAGTCAAAACTGGCGAGGTGCGGGCACTATGGAGCGGCGCGCCGGCGTCGGCCACGGTAGCAACGGCGGCGGCAGACGTCGAGCAGCGGGCGCGGGCCAAGCATGGTTGGGGAACGCCCGTACTCAACTCAGTGGCGCACGGGGTCATGACTAGCTATGACCGCAACGGCGCGGTGACCGGGCGCACCGGCATCACCCTCTACCGGAAGTACCCGGATCGCCTGCGCGTCGAGATGGGGCTGGGGATGCCAACCGAGGTGCTGGGCTTCGACCACCAGGAGGCATGGAAGGCCGGAGCCGCGACCCTGACAGCGCAACAGGCGCGTGATATCCGCGCCTGGCTGCGGGCCTCGCCCGAGCGGCTGTTTGTGACGCGGGCTGGTGGGGCGAGCTATCGCGAGGCTGGGCGACGGATCGAGGATTACCGCCCGGCGACACCCTGGCAGGGGGCGACGCGGCAGGTGCCGACGGTGTTGGAGCAGGTGGAAGTCGAGGACCTCATCGGGCCTATGTCCGCCTCCCGGCGGCAGTCTACCGACCGGCGGCTGATCGACTACTACGTTGATAAAGAAAACGCGGTGGTGGTGGCGGCGCGCTGGCTGGAGCCCGAAGACCCGCAGCAGGTGGCGGACGACCCGGCGACGGCGTCCCTGGACGTGCGGGTGGATTTCGCGAACTGGCGGCAGGTGGAAGGGGTGCTGTGGCCGATGCAGGTGACGCACTGGCTGGGTGGCAGGGTTGATTTCCGCGTTGATTTCGACAGCGTGCGACTGAACCAGCAGATGCCCGACACGCTCTTTCAGAAGCCCAATTGATGGTCAGAGGATTCGGCAGTCAGCGGGTCAATGAAGCACGGCGGTAAAAAGGTAGCATTCCGGGCAGGGGCAGTCTTGCCTGGCGCATCAGCATTAATCAGGCGCAAATGAAACAGCCGCTCGTCAAGGCAATTATTCCGAACAGGTGATTCCGTTCGCAGCAAACGAAGGAGACATGACCAATGCGATCAAACCGATTTAAGCACTTTCAATTGCGATTTGCGGGTAAGAACAAAAGCAGGCTCAGATTACTGGTCTTGGCCTGCCCTTTAGTGGTCGGAGTTACCATGACCACATTCGCCGTGCGCGCTTTTAATAAAGAAATGTCCATGCCGCCGGCCAGTGCGCCGGCTAGGGTCAGTGCCGCGGGCCCGCTGCCGGCCCGCGCTGCTGCCGCTCAGCCTCCCGCCTCGGCTGTAAAGGCCGCCGTCGTCACGGTCCGCCCAAACGGCTTTGAGCCTTCCGAAATAACTGAGCCTAAGGGCCTATTCGTATTGGCCGTCGAGAATCGCAGCGGTCTACAAACCATCCAACTCCGCCTCGATGCCGTGACTGGTAATCGAATCAATGATAGGCCGATACCAAGGAACAAACATGATTTAGCCCAAGCACTGGACCTCCCGCCTGGGCAGTATGTGCTAAGCGAAGCCTATCACCCGGATTGGCGCTGCACAATTACCATCACGGCGAAGTGATCGAATTCATTAATAACTTTAGTTGACTGGCCCGATGACAGCGGAACGAATTGTGAGGATAGCACCCATGAAAACCCGAGCGAAGCGGACGAACACCAGCTTGATCGCCCGAGGCATGATCTGCTTCAGCAGCCTGCTTTTACTATTTGCCCTTTCGGGGAGCGCAAAAGCTCAAGGCGACGCAGGCGGCATGACGCCACCCTCTCTGACGCCTGGCACCCCGTTCGGCTCCTATCCGCTCAGCGGGTTTGATAGCGTCAACCTATTCAACGGCAACCTGAATTTCCATTTGCCGCTGCTGAAGGTGGGTGGGCGAGGGGCAACGCAGGTTCCGGTCATGTTGAAAATCGAGGAGCGCTGGCGGGTCGTCCCGTTCACTTCATGCTCTCCGTGTGGCCCTGTCTATTATGCA includes:
- a CDS encoding NBR1-Ig-like domain-containing protein; this translates as MSKRKSRRRTERPLPQGRRRARLVASLLVSLLLAGVAAARMGSLWSPKPSPQAGDQVATQSLATNSPSKEYVYAGGKLVATEEPAQNCTYTLSPTSGSYPATASSGSFAVTTQGGCNWTATATNSFITITSGTGTGNGTVTFSLAANNGAARTGTIMVQAQTFTVNQAGTGTDDAVVNWVAASPAMNAGQSYSVSLNLTNTGTTTWTPGSYSLGSQNPQDNTVWGLNQVVVPSTVAPGAAVTFTFTVTAPSPTGSYNFQWRMKHGTSYFGQMSTNLPVRVRSGSIRATPNPIQVCNGSGAGSTTIYWSSVWTTQVEVHLNTCDGPLFGQTGAGGEFSWATGNWVYDGMVFYLQDATDNQPNDPANTLATTTVHLTTAGCTGPTGTIVADPNPISTCSGAGRTQITWATTNTSSVRVRIGNPDSGAEFGSTISGSWWTGDWVTEGTVFYLVDTTNSPAVILSQVTVHLSCGGQPAAPTNLTASAVSGSQVNLLWTDNSSNEDSFTLERKTGAAGTYQVITSPSANVISYSDNTLSPSTTYYYRIKAHSNSSGDSGYSNEASATTQASGSGSCPQASTFSGDGNSGYVEGTGTAAEWKQPQAAVIAIDPVSQKHALFVADTDGQRIRMIYLEGTNAGQSILLAGSGVAGFQDNTDPYLARFRYPRGIAAVTDVNGVVTMLLVADTDNHVIRKLLPPTSTKWRLSAFSGIGGIGYTDGNSSQSQYNTPQGIVVASDGSIYVADTGNGVIRKIGQDGTSTTLVGAGTITMPVGITVSQASGMLYVSDQATQKIWRVDTSGTATALAGSGSTGYADGTGTAAIFNYPTHLAWANTASGEAVYVADRDNQRLRRLLVASGTVSTYAGSGTAGFADGSCTAAQFNGLRGVAVGPSGEVYVVDTANNRIRKVQ